From Rhodospirillaceae bacterium, the proteins below share one genomic window:
- a CDS encoding alpha/beta hydrolase has translation MPEVIFNGPEGRLEGRYHHSKVANAPIALLLHPHPQHGGTMNNKVVHTMFQTFVKRGFSVLRFNFRGVGRSQGRFDNGQGELSDAAAAIDWMQTHNANASDCWTGGFSFGAWISMQLMMRRPEINGFISIAPPASLHDFSFLAPCPSSGMIIHGSTDDIIPIESVDKLAQKVSAQKNIKIDYRVIDGGDHFFAEHIDVLSEHVEDYLDKALKTAA, from the coding sequence ATGCCGGAAGTCATATTTAACGGCCCTGAAGGGCGCTTAGAAGGTCGCTATCACCACTCTAAGGTTGCGAACGCACCCATTGCCTTGCTTCTTCACCCGCACCCACAGCACGGCGGGACCATGAACAACAAGGTCGTCCACACAATGTTCCAGACCTTTGTAAAACGGGGTTTCTCGGTTCTTCGGTTTAATTTCCGCGGCGTCGGTCGGTCGCAAGGACGATTCGATAACGGTCAGGGCGAATTAAGCGATGCCGCTGCCGCAATTGATTGGATGCAAACCCACAACGCCAATGCGTCAGATTGCTGGACCGGTGGATTTTCGTTTGGCGCTTGGATTTCCATGCAGCTGATGATGCGTCGGCCTGAAATCAACGGCTTCATTTCCATTGCACCGCCGGCGAGCTTGCACGATTTTTCATTTCTGGCACCTTGCCCGTCGTCTGGCATGATCATCCACGGGTCGACCGATGATATTATCCCCATAGAATCCGTCGATAAACTGGCGCAAAAAGTCTCGGCTCAGAAGAACATCAAAATCGATTACCGCGTCATTGACGGCGGCGATCATTTCTTTGCCGAACACATTGATGTTCTGAGTGAACACGTGGAAGATTATCTGGATAAGGCG